GCGTATATTTAACCGCAGATCAAAATCAACGCAAAGTTATGAATTCCAGATTCCGATACCTCACTTTTTTAATTATCTTATTTTCAGCCTTCCAGTCTAATGTTTTTGCACAGGAGGCGGTAACACCCCGCCCTAGTCCCGCAGCAATTGTTACCATGAAATACGATGAGACCTATGTAAAGCTAACTTATAGCCAGCCTCATAAAAGAGGCAGAGATATTTTCGGGGGCCTTGTACCTTATGGCCATGTATGGAGAACAGGCGCCAATGAGGCAACTGAAATAACGCTTACAGGAGATATACTTATGAATGGTGATACATTAAAGACGGGCACTTACTCGATCTTTACCATTCCGCAAA
This region of Fulvivirga ulvae genomic DNA includes:
- a CDS encoding DUF2911 domain-containing protein; amino-acid sequence: MNSRFRYLTFLIILFSAFQSNVFAQEAVTPRPSPAAIVTMKYDETYVKLTYSQPHKRGRDIFGGLVPYGHVWRTGANEATEITLTGDILMNGDTLKTGTYSIFTIPQKNQWTLIINAELGQWGAYNYNKEADVMRFDVPTQHIQGTVWEPFTITFEQKNDTADLMIMWDQTRVAIPIQFLKE